A window of Leclercia adecarboxylata contains these coding sequences:
- a CDS encoding DUF3999 domain-containing protein, with amino-acid sequence MKWMRAVLWGVLLSAAGSASGNDKPGETPRDYATGMTLETFDASPWYRVALPQAVYQTTAWRDLRDVRVFNHRGDAVPFALDVQKQQPVAPETVDLRIFPLDMAPVSSAEREKEGAASVVLRSRSGIEIHLESDEVKTFGQSYLLTLPEKRQDPLYLAQLRLNWNTPSGNWQGKASVYSSQDLRYWQQVQKDAPLMDLSRDNDRLKMDTLSASLTLSEEGTRYLLVILDSQSPALALNGVSAIADSREPEPERVVIGARAEKAGEDQIVWRWTKPQPLTSLRIALSNEGVLPVELSWRSGEKEPWQPLSKTVLYQLDGKRSDDILLSGQPVEAVRMVTINTRLPETLPEMSGARDSYQLVFNAQGKGPYMLAWGNRAAQKADIGLDMLIPASLRNTHPIDSLPWALAQQDVTLGGEERLTATSAAEQEARWKTLLVWGALLLGVAALALMAWRIWREVKKDGAA; translated from the coding sequence ATGAAATGGATGAGAGCGGTGCTATGGGGCGTGCTGTTGAGTGCGGCCGGGTCGGCATCGGGCAATGACAAGCCAGGGGAAACGCCGCGGGATTATGCCACCGGGATGACGCTAGAGACGTTCGATGCCTCGCCCTGGTATCGCGTTGCGCTCCCCCAGGCGGTATATCAGACCACGGCCTGGCGGGATCTTCGCGATGTACGGGTCTTCAACCATCGGGGTGACGCGGTGCCCTTTGCCCTCGATGTGCAAAAACAGCAGCCTGTGGCGCCAGAAACGGTGGATCTGCGGATTTTCCCCCTTGATATGGCCCCGGTCTCGTCGGCTGAACGGGAGAAAGAGGGGGCAGCATCGGTGGTTTTACGCTCCAGGAGCGGGATTGAAATTCATCTGGAAAGCGATGAGGTTAAAACGTTCGGCCAGAGTTATTTACTGACGCTGCCCGAGAAGAGACAAGATCCCCTTTATCTGGCGCAACTGCGCCTGAACTGGAACACGCCTTCGGGCAACTGGCAGGGAAAAGCGTCGGTCTATTCCAGCCAGGATCTACGCTACTGGCAGCAAGTGCAGAAAGATGCGCCTCTGATGGATCTGAGCCGTGACAACGATCGCCTGAAGATGGATACCCTCAGCGCCAGTCTGACGCTCTCTGAGGAAGGAACGCGATATTTGCTGGTGATCCTGGATTCGCAAAGCCCGGCGCTGGCATTGAACGGCGTCAGCGCCATTGCCGATAGCCGCGAGCCGGAACCCGAACGCGTTGTGATTGGCGCGCGGGCGGAAAAAGCGGGTGAGGACCAGATCGTCTGGCGCTGGACAAAGCCCCAGCCGCTGACTTCGCTCAGGATCGCCTTGTCGAATGAAGGCGTGTTGCCAGTGGAACTGAGCTGGCGCAGCGGCGAAAAAGAGCCCTGGCAACCGCTGAGCAAAACCGTGCTCTACCAGCTGGATGGAAAACGTTCAGACGATATCCTGCTTTCTGGTCAGCCGGTTGAAGCGGTGCGGATGGTCACCATCAATACCCGCCTGCCGGAGACGCTGCCTGAAATGAGCGGCGCGCGTGACAGCTATCAACTGGTGTTCAATGCCCAGGGGAAAGGCCCCTATATGCTGGCATGGGGAAACCGGGCGGCACAGAAGGCGGACATTGGGCTGGATATGTTGATTCCGGCGTCGCTGCGTAACACCCACCCGATAGACTCCCTGCCGTGGGCGTTGGCGCAACAGGACGTCACCCTGGGCGGTGAAGAACGACTGACGGCAACCTCGGCTGCCGAGCAAGAGGCACGCTGGAAAACGCTGCTGGTCTGGGGCGCGCTGCTGCTTGGGGTGGCGGCGCTGGCGCTGATGGCCTGGCGGATCTGGCGGGAAGTGAAAAAAGACGGTGCGGCGTAA
- the malZ gene encoding maltodextrin glucosidase has translation MLNAWHLPVAPFVKQNNDKLVITLWLTGENLPERVTLRAEIDNEETSLKMHKQRSQPQPGVTAWRATIDVEKGQPRRRYSFKMLWHNRQLWFTPQGFSRFPPARLEQFAVDYPDAGPQWVVDQVFYQIFPDRFARSQRRNPELDQTYHHHAAGHETLFREWDEPVTAQAGGSTFYGGDLDGISEKLPYLKKLGVTALYLNPVFVAPSVHKYDTEDYRHVDERFGGDVALLRLRENTHREGMRLILDGVFNHSGDSHAWFDRHNRGTGGACHNPDSPQRDWYSFDDEGRALDWLGYASLPKLDYQSSGVVEEIYGGEDSIVRHWLKAPWSMDGWRLDVVHMLGEGGGARHNLQHVTGITRSAKEANPEAFVFGEHFGDARQWLQADAEDSAMNYRGFTFPLWGFLANTDISYDPQQIDAETCMKWMDNYRASLSHQQQLRMFNQLDSHDTARFKSLLGKDVARLPLAIAWLFTWPGVPCIYYGDEVGLDGNNDPFCRKTFPWEDEKQDKTLLALYQRLIRLRKQNLALRYGGCQVVYAHDNVVVFMRVYNQQRVLVAINRGDACEVVLDDSPLLNVKQWQLKEGKGVAQDGVLSLPAISASVWFGN, from the coding sequence ATGTTGAATGCATGGCACCTGCCGGTTGCCCCATTTGTTAAACAAAACAACGACAAACTTGTCATTACGCTGTGGCTGACAGGGGAAAACCTGCCTGAGCGGGTGACGCTACGCGCTGAGATCGATAACGAAGAGACGTCGCTGAAAATGCATAAGCAGCGCAGCCAGCCGCAACCCGGTGTGACGGCCTGGCGGGCGACCATCGACGTGGAAAAAGGGCAGCCGCGGCGCCGCTACAGCTTCAAGATGCTCTGGCATAACCGCCAGCTGTGGTTCACCCCGCAGGGTTTCAGCCGTTTTCCTCCCGCACGGCTGGAGCAGTTCGCCGTCGATTACCCGGATGCCGGGCCGCAGTGGGTCGTTGACCAGGTCTTCTATCAGATCTTCCCGGACCGCTTTGCCCGCAGCCAGCGGCGCAACCCGGAACTGGATCAAACCTATCATCACCATGCCGCCGGCCATGAGACCCTCTTCCGGGAGTGGGATGAGCCGGTCACCGCCCAGGCGGGGGGCTCGACGTTTTACGGTGGCGATCTTGATGGCATCAGTGAGAAGCTGCCGTACCTGAAAAAACTGGGCGTCACGGCGCTCTATCTCAACCCGGTGTTTGTCGCGCCCAGCGTGCATAAATACGACACCGAAGATTATCGCCATGTGGATGAGCGGTTTGGCGGCGATGTGGCGCTGTTACGCCTGCGGGAGAATACCCACCGGGAGGGGATGCGCCTGATTCTGGACGGCGTGTTCAACCACAGTGGCGATTCCCACGCCTGGTTCGATCGCCACAACCGGGGGACGGGCGGCGCCTGCCATAACCCGGACTCGCCCCAGCGGGACTGGTACAGCTTTGACGACGAGGGCCGCGCCCTTGACTGGCTGGGCTATGCCAGCCTGCCGAAGCTGGATTACCAGTCGTCAGGCGTGGTAGAGGAGATCTACGGCGGTGAGGACAGTATTGTTCGTCACTGGCTGAAAGCGCCCTGGAGCATGGACGGCTGGCGGCTGGACGTGGTGCATATGCTCGGCGAAGGGGGCGGGGCACGGCATAATCTGCAGCACGTCACCGGGATCACCCGTTCAGCGAAGGAGGCCAATCCGGAGGCTTTCGTCTTTGGCGAACACTTTGGTGACGCCCGCCAGTGGCTGCAGGCTGATGCAGAAGATTCGGCGATGAACTATCGCGGCTTCACCTTCCCGCTGTGGGGCTTCCTCGCCAATACCGATATCTCCTACGATCCGCAGCAGATTGACGCTGAAACCTGCATGAAATGGATGGATAACTACCGCGCCAGCCTTTCCCATCAGCAGCAGTTACGCATGTTTAACCAGCTCGACAGTCACGACACCGCCCGCTTTAAGTCTCTGCTCGGCAAGGATGTCGCCCGTCTGCCGCTGGCGATCGCCTGGCTGTTTACCTGGCCTGGTGTGCCCTGCATTTACTACGGGGATGAGGTGGGGCTCGACGGCAATAACGATCCGTTCTGCCGGAAGACCTTCCCGTGGGAGGATGAAAAACAGGACAAAACCCTGCTGGCGCTCTACCAGCGGTTAATCAGGCTGCGCAAGCAGAACCTGGCCCTGCGCTACGGCGGCTGTCAGGTGGTGTACGCCCATGACAACGTGGTGGTGTTTATGCGCGTCTACAATCAGCAGCGGGTGCTGGTGGCTATTAACCGGGGCGATGCCTGTGAAGTGGTGCTGGACGATTCGCCGCTGCTCAACGTGAAGCAGTGGCAACTGAAAGAGGGGAAAGGCGTGGCGCAGGACGGCGTGCTGTCGCTGCCGGCGATCTCGGCTTCCGTCTGGTTCGGCAATTAA
- a CDS encoding DUF2339 domain-containing protein: MDELLIFGCIILFFVAVVVPILAIVALNRTSAFRFELAVLRRRLEELEQRGVAVTPVKPQAEAAVTTAQQTAPEATVVAAEPVAAVMPEPADPWLSRTKPAPVTTEPAPVNAVAKEREPSALGGMVTSLVGWFMQGNPLAKLGILLLFFGLAFLLRYTVEHSLFPLELRLVAAALFALGLLAVGWRLRHKQPVYALILQGGATGALYLTVFGAFRLWQMLPMTLAFALLVVICAASVGLAILQKALSLAMLASLGGYLAPLLLSSGSGNHIALFSFYLLLSVGILAISIWQHWRELNLLGLLFTFGVGGLWGANAWQPAYYLSSQLFLIANTILFGVLSVALSLRAQEKGKRIIDGVLLFAPPLVGFGMQYAITRHWEYGPALSALGYGGFYVALAWLALRRYPSLGKPLVLAALALGGAFITLAIPLALSARWTSMAWALEGLGILWLGMQQNQRRMAYSGTALLVLALCSALWAQVNGTVPLSLMLIFAVLSLSWLAGAWLWRSVQLQASMGLLAGGILFWIVALAGAAEWVLNNDTRVLAGVLALLAISVWGWRYVAGRLAWQALDNSKWLLWPMMLLMLLDQIARLQIFAAGWSNLAWCFALPAAVALLWRDGGALPPRLSRMAHLSLFWMVLLALAMELFWFARDLPWGMAAWGSGLMMAAGGLTIFLVNEAVRRKIWPFRVWPALYGVQAMLPVAAALTILLVLTNVQDGVVYRQTWLPLINPLEEGAALALLGLVMLYRAGTRFFPVYASLSRPWPASALIALTCWWLNGMLLRALAWYGDIAWDAGALWHSRLVQTSFALVWMLAALVVMLHATRRHSRRQWLCGAVLLGIVIVKLMLVDSAGGGGLARAIAFIGVAILVLIVGYFSPLPPKAGEAK, from the coding sequence ATGGATGAGCTACTGATCTTTGGCTGCATTATTTTATTCTTCGTGGCGGTCGTGGTACCCATTCTCGCGATTGTCGCCCTTAACCGCACCTCGGCGTTTCGCTTCGAGCTGGCAGTACTACGCCGTCGTCTTGAGGAGCTCGAACAGCGCGGCGTAGCAGTAACCCCTGTGAAGCCGCAGGCTGAAGCGGCGGTGACGACTGCGCAACAGACAGCGCCTGAAGCGACCGTGGTTGCCGCAGAGCCGGTAGCCGCCGTTATGCCTGAGCCCGCCGATCCCTGGCTCTCCCGCACGAAGCCTGCACCCGTCACCACAGAGCCCGCCCCGGTCAACGCGGTCGCCAAAGAACGGGAACCTTCTGCGCTGGGAGGCATGGTTACCTCGCTGGTTGGCTGGTTTATGCAGGGTAACCCGCTGGCGAAGCTCGGTATTTTGCTTCTGTTCTTCGGTCTCGCTTTTCTGCTGCGCTATACCGTCGAACATTCACTTTTCCCTCTGGAATTACGTCTCGTCGCGGCCGCGCTGTTTGCCCTTGGTCTGCTGGCGGTAGGGTGGCGATTGCGTCATAAGCAGCCGGTTTACGCCCTGATTTTACAGGGGGGCGCGACAGGGGCGCTCTATCTCACCGTTTTTGGCGCGTTCCGCTTATGGCAAATGCTGCCGATGACGCTGGCTTTCGCGTTGCTGGTGGTGATTTGCGCCGCGAGCGTGGGGCTGGCAATTCTGCAAAAGGCGCTCAGTCTGGCGATGCTGGCAAGCCTCGGCGGTTATCTGGCGCCGCTCCTGCTCTCCAGCGGCAGCGGCAACCACATCGCGCTGTTCTCGTTTTATCTTCTGCTTTCCGTGGGCATTCTCGCTATCAGCATCTGGCAACACTGGCGGGAGTTGAATCTGCTCGGCCTGCTTTTCACCTTTGGCGTCGGCGGATTGTGGGGCGCGAATGCCTGGCAGCCCGCGTACTACCTCAGCTCCCAGCTGTTCCTGATTGCGAATACGATCCTGTTTGGCGTCCTGAGCGTGGCGCTGTCGCTGCGTGCCCAGGAGAAGGGTAAGCGAATTATTGATGGCGTGCTGCTGTTTGCGCCGCCGCTGGTGGGTTTTGGCATGCAGTATGCCATTACCCGACACTGGGAGTATGGACCGGCACTCAGCGCGCTGGGGTACGGTGGTTTTTATGTGGCGTTAGCCTGGCTGGCGCTGCGCCGCTACCCTTCGCTGGGGAAACCATTGGTTCTGGCGGCCCTGGCCCTTGGCGGAGCCTTTATTACCCTCGCTATCCCGCTGGCGCTATCGGCACGCTGGACCTCAATGGCCTGGGCGCTGGAAGGGCTGGGGATCCTCTGGCTGGGCATGCAACAAAACCAGCGGCGCATGGCTTACAGCGGCACGGCGCTGCTTGTTCTGGCGCTATGCAGCGCGCTATGGGCGCAGGTTAATGGCACGGTGCCGCTGTCTCTGATGCTGATCTTCGCCGTACTCAGCCTGAGCTGGCTGGCAGGCGCATGGCTGTGGCGCAGCGTGCAGCTTCAGGCCAGCATGGGGCTCCTCGCAGGCGGCATACTTTTCTGGATTGTCGCCCTGGCGGGCGCCGCAGAGTGGGTGCTGAATAACGATACACGGGTGCTGGCGGGCGTGCTGGCGTTACTGGCGATATCGGTCTGGGGATGGCGGTATGTCGCCGGACGACTGGCATGGCAGGCGCTGGATAACAGTAAATGGCTGCTGTGGCCAATGATGCTGCTGATGCTGTTGGACCAGATTGCCCGGCTGCAGATCTTCGCCGCGGGCTGGTCGAATCTGGCGTGGTGTTTTGCCTTACCTGCGGCAGTGGCGCTGCTCTGGCGCGACGGCGGGGCATTGCCACCGCGCCTGTCCAGAATGGCACATCTGTCGCTTTTCTGGATGGTTCTGCTGGCGCTGGCGATGGAGCTTTTCTGGTTTGCACGCGATCTGCCCTGGGGGATGGCGGCCTGGGGAAGCGGTCTGATGATGGCGGCAGGGGGCCTGACGATCTTCCTGGTTAACGAGGCGGTGCGGCGGAAGATCTGGCCATTCCGCGTCTGGCCTGCCCTGTACGGGGTACAGGCGATGCTGCCGGTAGCGGCGGCATTAACAATCCTGCTCGTGCTGACCAACGTCCAGGACGGCGTGGTTTATCGTCAGACCTGGCTGCCGTTGATCAATCCGCTGGAAGAGGGGGCGGCCCTGGCGTTGCTGGGGCTGGTGATGCTGTATCGCGCCGGGACGCGCTTTTTCCCGGTGTATGCCTCGCTCTCCCGCCCCTGGCCTGCCAGCGCATTGATAGCCCTGACCTGCTGGTGGCTGAACGGCATGCTGCTGCGGGCGTTGGCCTGGTACGGCGACATTGCCTGGGACGCGGGCGCGCTGTGGCATTCCCGGCTGGTTCAGACCAGCTTTGCGCTGGTGTGGATGCTGGCGGCGCTGGTGGTCATGTTGCATGCCACCCGTCGCCACTCCCGCCGCCAGTGGCTGTGCGGTGCGGTGCTGCTGGGGATTGTGATTGTGAAACTGATGCTGGTGGACAGCGCGGGCGGCGGCGGGCTGGCGCGGGCAATCGCGTTTATCGGCGTGGCTATTCTGGTGTTAATCGTCGGGTATTTCTCCCCGTTACCGCCAAAAGCAGGAGAAGCAAAATGA
- the queA gene encoding tRNA preQ1(34) S-adenosylmethionine ribosyltransferase-isomerase QueA — protein sequence MRVADFSFDLPESLIAHYPMPERSSCRLLSLDGPTGALTHGTFTDLLDKLNPGDLLVFNNTRVIPARLFGRKASGGKIEVLVERMLDDKRILAHIRASKAPKPGAELLLGDDESIKATMVARHDALFEVEFDDERTVLDILNAIGHMPLPPYIERPDEEADRELYQTVYSQKPGAVAAPTAGLHFDEPLLEKLRAKGIEMAFVTLHVGAGTFQPVRVDSIEDHIMHSEYAEVPQEVVDAVMAAKARGNRVIAVGTTSVRSLESAAQAAKNDLIEPFFGDTQIFIYPGYQYKVIDALVTNFHLPESTLIMLVSAFAGYQNTMNAYKTAVEQKYRFFSYGDAMFITYNPQALNERVGE from the coding sequence ATGCGCGTCGCCGATTTCTCCTTTGATTTACCCGAGTCCCTGATTGCCCACTATCCTATGCCTGAGCGCAGTAGCTGCCGCTTATTGTCGCTGGATGGGCCGACGGGGGCGCTGACGCACGGTACTTTCACCGATCTGCTCGACAAGCTCAACCCGGGCGACCTGCTGGTGTTCAACAATACCCGCGTTATCCCGGCCCGTCTGTTTGGCCGCAAGGCCAGCGGTGGCAAGATTGAAGTGCTGGTCGAAAGAATGCTCGATGATAAACGTATTCTGGCACATATTCGCGCTTCCAAAGCCCCTAAGCCGGGCGCGGAGCTGCTGCTGGGCGATGATGAGAGCATTAAAGCGACCATGGTGGCGCGTCACGATGCGCTGTTTGAAGTCGAGTTTGATGACGAGCGTACGGTGCTGGATATCCTCAATGCCATCGGCCATATGCCGCTGCCGCCCTATATTGAGCGTCCGGATGAAGAGGCTGACCGCGAGCTGTATCAGACCGTCTATAGCCAGAAGCCGGGTGCCGTAGCGGCGCCGACGGCGGGGCTGCACTTTGATGAACCTTTGCTGGAAAAACTGCGCGCAAAGGGCATTGAGATGGCCTTTGTGACGCTGCACGTCGGCGCGGGAACCTTCCAGCCGGTGCGCGTCGACAGCATTGAAGACCACATCATGCACTCCGAATATGCGGAAGTACCGCAGGAGGTTGTGGACGCGGTGATGGCCGCGAAAGCGCGCGGTAACCGCGTGATTGCCGTGGGCACAACGTCGGTTCGCTCGCTGGAAAGCGCCGCCCAGGCCGCCAAAAACGATCTGATCGAGCCATTCTTCGGCGACACGCAGATCTTTATCTACCCGGGCTATCAGTACAAAGTGATCGACGCGCTGGTGACTAACTTCCACCTGCCGGAGTCAACCCTGATCATGCTGGTATCGGCCTTTGCGGGTTATCAAAACACCATGAATGCCTACAAGACTGCGGTAGAACAAAAATATCGCTTTTTTAGTTACGGTGACGCGATGTTTATCACGTACAATCCGCAGGCTTTGAATGAGCGTGTCGGGGAATAA
- the brnQ gene encoding branched-chain amino acid transporter carrier protein BrnQ, which yields MTHQLKSRDIIALGFMTFALFVGAGNIIFPPMVGLQAGEHVWTAAIGFLITAVGLPVLTVVALAKVGGGVDSLSTPIGKVAGILLATVCYLAVGPLFATPRTATVSFEVGIAPLTGDGAMPLFIYSLIYFALVILVSLYPGKLLDTVGNFLAPMKILALIVLAVAAVIWPAGPISEAMDAYKNAAFSNGFVNGYLTMDTLGAMVFGIVIVNAARSRGVTEARLLTRYTIWAGLIAGVGLTLLYLALFRLGSDSAALVDQSANGAAILHAYVQNTFGGAGSFLLAILIFLACLVTAVGLTCACAEFFAQYLPLSYRALVFILGIFSMAVSNLGLSHLIQVSIPVLTAIYPPCIVLVVLSFTRGWWHNSSRIIAPAMFISLLFGILDGIKASAISAILPAWTQRLPLSEQGLAWLMPTVVALVLAIIWDRAAGRQVTSNAH from the coding sequence ATGACCCATCAATTGAAATCGCGTGACATCATCGCGCTGGGCTTTATGACATTCGCGCTGTTCGTTGGCGCTGGCAACATCATCTTTCCTCCCATGGTTGGCTTGCAGGCGGGTGAACACGTCTGGACGGCGGCTATTGGCTTCTTAATTACCGCCGTAGGTCTGCCGGTACTCACCGTCGTTGCGCTGGCGAAAGTCGGCGGCGGCGTTGATAGCCTGAGCACCCCTATCGGCAAAGTGGCGGGCATTCTGCTGGCAACCGTCTGCTATCTGGCGGTGGGCCCGCTGTTTGCGACGCCGCGTACCGCGACTGTCTCCTTTGAAGTGGGTATCGCGCCATTGACCGGTGACGGCGCTATGCCGCTGTTCATCTACAGCCTGATCTACTTTGCTCTGGTGATTCTGGTCTCCCTCTACCCGGGCAAGCTGCTGGATACCGTGGGTAACTTCCTGGCACCGATGAAGATCCTGGCCCTGATTGTACTGGCCGTGGCTGCCGTTATCTGGCCTGCCGGCCCGATCAGCGAAGCGATGGATGCCTACAAAAATGCCGCGTTCTCTAACGGCTTTGTGAACGGCTATCTGACCATGGATACGCTGGGCGCGATGGTGTTCGGTATCGTCATTGTTAACGCCGCCCGTTCCCGCGGCGTGACCGAAGCGCGTCTGCTGACCCGCTACACCATCTGGGCTGGTCTGATTGCAGGCGTAGGCCTGACGCTGCTCTACCTGGCACTGTTCCGTCTGGGTTCTGACAGCGCGGCACTGGTAGACCAGAGCGCGAACGGCGCGGCTATCCTGCACGCCTATGTTCAGAATACCTTTGGCGGTGCGGGCAGCTTCCTGCTGGCGATCCTCATCTTCCTCGCCTGTCTGGTGACGGCGGTGGGCCTGACCTGCGCCTGCGCTGAGTTCTTTGCCCAGTATCTGCCGCTCTCTTACCGTGCGCTGGTGTTCATTCTGGGTATCTTCTCCATGGCGGTATCCAACCTCGGTCTGAGCCATCTGATCCAGGTTTCCATTCCGGTGCTGACGGCCATCTATCCGCCGTGTATCGTGCTGGTGGTGCTGAGCTTCACTCGCGGCTGGTGGCATAATTCTTCGCGAATTATTGCTCCGGCTATGTTTATCAGCCTGCTTTTTGGTATCCTTGACGGCATTAAAGCATCGGCTATCAGCGCCATTCTGCCTGCCTGGACACAGCGTCTGCCGCTGTCCGAACAGGGTCTGGCGTGGTTGATGCCTACCGTTGTGGCACTGGTACTGGCAATTATCTGGGATCGTGCTGCGGGGCGTCAGGTTACATCGAACGCGCACTAA
- a CDS encoding peroxiredoxin C → MVLVTRPAPDFTAAAVLGSGEIVENFNFKQHTSGKATVLFFWPMDFTFVCPSELIAFDKRYEEFQKRGVEVVGVSFDSEFVHNAWRNTPVDNGGIGPVKYAMVADIKREIQQAYGIEHPDAGVALRGSFLIDANGIVRHQVVNDLPLGRNIDEMLRMVDALQFHEEHGEVCPAQWEKGKEGMAASPAGVAKYLTENVSSL, encoded by the coding sequence ATGGTTCTGGTAACTCGTCCGGCTCCGGATTTTACAGCAGCAGCCGTTCTGGGCAGCGGTGAAATCGTTGAAAACTTCAACTTCAAGCAGCACACCAGCGGTAAAGCGACCGTTCTGTTCTTCTGGCCAATGGACTTCACCTTCGTTTGCCCGTCTGAACTGATCGCGTTCGACAAGCGTTACGAAGAATTCCAGAAGCGCGGCGTGGAAGTGGTTGGCGTCTCCTTCGACTCTGAGTTTGTACACAACGCATGGCGTAACACCCCTGTCGACAACGGCGGCATCGGTCCAGTGAAATACGCAATGGTTGCGGACATCAAACGTGAAATCCAGCAGGCTTACGGTATCGAACATCCGGACGCTGGCGTTGCACTGCGTGGCTCCTTCCTGATCGATGCGAACGGCATCGTTCGTCACCAGGTTGTGAACGATCTGCCACTGGGTCGTAACATCGACGAAATGCTGCGTATGGTTGACGCGCTGCAGTTCCACGAAGAGCACGGTGAAGTGTGCCCGGCTCAGTGGGAAAAAGGTAAAGAAGGTATGGCAGCCTCTCCGGCAGGCGTTGCTAAATACCTGACCGAGAACGTATCCAGCCTGTAA
- the acpH gene encoding ACP phosphodiesterase — MNFLAHLHLAHLADSSLSGNLLADFVRGNPAEAYPTDVVEGIFMHRRIDVLTDNLPEVKEAKEWFRPETRRVAPITLDVMWDHFVSRHWAQLSPQMPLPEFVRYAHAQVAIILPDSPPRFVNLNNYLWSERWLERYSEMDFIQRVLNGMASRRPRLDALRDSWQDLDAHYDALEQRFWQFYPRMMEQAKHKQL; from the coding sequence ATGAATTTTCTCGCTCACCTGCACCTCGCCCATCTCGCTGACAGCTCCCTTTCCGGCAATCTGCTGGCCGACTTCGTGCGCGGCAACCCTGCCGAGGCGTATCCCACCGACGTCGTGGAGGGCATTTTTATGCACCGCCGGATCGATGTTCTCACCGACAATCTGCCCGAAGTAAAAGAGGCCAAAGAGTGGTTCCGCCCGGAAACCCGCCGGGTGGCCCCCATTACGCTGGATGTGATGTGGGATCACTTTGTCTCCCGCCACTGGGCACAGCTTTCCCCCCAGATGCCTCTGCCGGAGTTCGTCCGCTATGCCCATGCCCAGGTGGCGATCATCCTGCCCGACTCTCCGCCACGCTTTGTAAATCTCAATAACTACCTGTGGTCGGAGCGCTGGCTGGAGCGCTATAGCGAGATGGATTTCATTCAGCGGGTGCTCAACGGCATGGCCAGCCGCCGCCCGCGCCTCGACGCCCTGCGCGACTCCTGGCAGGATCTGGACGCCCATTACGACGCGCTGGAGCAGCGCTTCTGGCAGTTCTATCCCCGCATGATGGAGCAGGCAAAGCATAAGCAGCTTTAA
- the proY gene encoding proline-specific permease ProY — protein sequence MESTNKLKRGLSARHIRFMALGSAIGTGLFYGSADAIKMAGPSVLLAYLIGGVAAYIIMRALGEMSVHNPSASSFSRYAQENLGPLAGYITGWTYCFEILIVAIADVTAFGIYMGVWFPTVPHWIWVLSVVLIICAINLMSVKVFGELEFWFSFFKVATIIIMIAAGIGIIIWGIGNGGKPTGIHNLWSNGGFFSNGWIGMVMSLQMVMFAYGGIEIIGITAGEAKDPEKSIPRAINSVPMRILVFYVGTLFVIMSIYPWNQVGTNGSPFVLTFQHLGITFAASILNFVVLTASLSAINADVFGVGRMLHGMAEQGSAPKAFAKTSSRGTPWVTVLVMTVALLLSVYLNYIMPENVFLVIASLATFATVWVWIMILMSQIGFRRRLSPEEVKALKFKVPGGVATTAAGLLFLVFIIGLIGYHPETRISLYVGFAWIALLLVGWMFKRRRERQLAEAR from the coding sequence ATGGAAAGCACTAACAAACTCAAGCGTGGATTAAGCGCCCGCCACATCCGCTTTATGGCGCTGGGTTCTGCAATCGGTACTGGTCTTTTTTATGGCTCGGCAGATGCCATCAAAATGGCCGGTCCCAGCGTTCTGCTGGCGTATCTTATCGGCGGTGTTGCCGCCTACATCATCATGCGTGCGCTGGGGGAGATGTCCGTACATAACCCGTCAGCCAGCTCCTTCTCCCGCTACGCGCAGGAAAACTTAGGCCCGCTTGCTGGCTATATCACCGGCTGGACCTACTGCTTCGAAATCCTGATTGTGGCCATTGCCGACGTAACCGCGTTCGGCATTTATATGGGCGTCTGGTTCCCGACGGTGCCGCACTGGATCTGGGTCCTCAGCGTGGTGCTGATCATCTGCGCCATCAACCTGATGAGCGTGAAGGTGTTTGGCGAGCTGGAGTTCTGGTTCTCCTTCTTCAAAGTCGCCACCATTATCATCATGATTGCCGCCGGTATCGGCATCATTATCTGGGGTATCGGCAACGGCGGAAAGCCGACCGGGATCCACAACCTGTGGAGCAACGGCGGTTTCTTCAGTAACGGCTGGATCGGCATGGTGATGTCGCTGCAGATGGTGATGTTTGCCTATGGCGGGATCGAAATCATCGGTATTACCGCGGGCGAAGCGAAAGATCCTGAGAAGTCCATCCCGCGCGCCATCAACTCGGTGCCGATGCGTATTCTGGTCTTCTATGTGGGCACGCTGTTTGTGATCATGTCCATCTACCCGTGGAACCAGGTGGGCACCAACGGCAGCCCGTTCGTGCTGACGTTCCAGCATCTTGGGATCACCTTTGCCGCCAGCATTCTTAATTTCGTGGTGCTGACCGCCTCGCTCTCCGCCATCAATGCCGACGTATTCGGTGTGGGGCGTATGCTGCACGGCATGGCTGAGCAGGGCAGTGCGCCGAAGGCGTTCGCCAAAACCTCCAGCCGCGGTACGCCGTGGGTGACGGTATTAGTGATGACCGTGGCGCTGCTGCTGTCGGTCTACCTCAACTACATCATGCCGGAGAACGTCTTCCTGGTGATCGCCTCGCTGGCGACTTTTGCCACCGTCTGGGTGTGGATCATGATTTTGATGTCGCAGATCGGCTTCCGCCGTCGTCTGTCGCCGGAAGAGGTAAAAGCGCTGAAGTTTAAAGTGCCGGGCGGCGTGGCAACTACCGCTGCCGGCCTGCTCTTCCTGGTCTTTATTATCGGCCTGATTGGTTATCATCCGGAAACCCGCATCTCCCTGTATGTCGGCTTTGCCTGGATTGCCCTGCTGCTGGTGGGATGGATGTTTAAACGCCGCCGCGAGCGTCAGTTAGCAGAAGCCCGGTAA